One window from the genome of Halostella litorea encodes:
- a CDS encoding cysteine hydrolase family protein, whose translation MRLDPDSTAVVVVDMQNGFAHPDGSLYAPASEDVIDPIDDLLGRARDAGASVVFTRDVHPPEQFEDAHYYDEFDRWGEHVVEGSWEAEIVEGLHVAEDDHVVTKHTYDAFYRTDLEGHLDSHGVDDLVICGTLANVCVLHTAGSAGLRDYRPVLVEDAVGFIEEDHREYALDHAEWLFGEVEPLDAVAFD comes from the coding sequence ATGCGACTCGATCCCGACTCCACCGCGGTCGTGGTCGTGGACATGCAGAACGGCTTCGCCCACCCCGACGGGAGCCTGTACGCCCCCGCCAGCGAGGACGTCATCGACCCGATCGACGACCTGCTCGGGCGCGCCCGCGACGCCGGGGCGTCCGTCGTGTTCACCCGCGACGTCCACCCCCCGGAGCAGTTCGAGGACGCCCACTACTACGACGAGTTCGACCGCTGGGGCGAGCACGTCGTGGAGGGGTCCTGGGAGGCCGAGATCGTCGAGGGCCTGCACGTCGCCGAGGACGACCACGTCGTCACGAAACACACGTACGACGCGTTCTACCGGACGGACCTGGAGGGCCACCTCGACAGCCACGGCGTCGACGACCTCGTGATCTGCGGGACGCTGGCGAACGTCTGCGTCCTCCACACCGCCGGCAGCGCCGGCCTCCGGGACTACCGGCCGGTACTGGTCGAGGACGCCGTCGGCTTCATCGAGGAGGACCACCGCGAGTACGCCCTGGACCACGCCGAGTGGCTGTTCGGCGAGGTCGAACCGCTCGACGCGGTCGCGTTCGACTAG
- a CDS encoding nicotinate phosphoribosyltransferase: MTNPFDTVSADAILDGTATDAYFERTERTLEHAGRNPRVVAEVTCDQFPTGEFQAFAGVEDAAQLFEGRDVDVDALREGRLFDGGPVLRIEGPYLEFARFETSLLGFLSGASAFTTNALRARKAAPESLVLSFGARHVHPAITPVVERAGLVAGLDGFSHVAAGEVLGREAGGTMPHALMICFGRGNQEAAWAAFDEAVGEDVPRVALCDTFTDEKDETIRAAETLGDALDSVRLDTTGSRRGDFRHIVREVRWELDARGHEDVGIFLSGGLTPESLRNLRDVADGFGIGGYVTDADPFDFGLDIVAVDGEPVAKRGKLSGTKQVYRTPDGRHHVGLAAADAPADAEPLLEPLVRDGEIVREFDIDEAAARARADVEAVGFE; encoded by the coding sequence ATGACGAACCCCTTCGACACGGTGTCGGCCGACGCGATCCTCGACGGGACCGCGACGGACGCCTACTTCGAGCGCACCGAGCGGACGCTCGAACACGCCGGCAGGAACCCCCGCGTCGTGGCGGAGGTGACCTGCGACCAGTTCCCGACCGGCGAGTTCCAGGCGTTCGCGGGCGTCGAGGACGCCGCACAGCTGTTCGAGGGTCGCGACGTCGACGTGGACGCGCTCCGCGAGGGGCGGCTGTTCGACGGCGGGCCGGTCCTCCGTATCGAGGGGCCGTACCTGGAGTTCGCCCGCTTCGAGACGTCGCTGCTTGGCTTCCTCTCGGGGGCCAGCGCCTTCACCACGAACGCGCTCCGGGCGCGCAAGGCGGCCCCCGAGTCGCTCGTGCTCTCCTTCGGCGCGCGCCACGTCCACCCGGCGATCACGCCGGTCGTCGAGCGCGCCGGCCTGGTCGCCGGGCTCGACGGGTTCTCCCACGTCGCCGCCGGGGAGGTGCTGGGCCGGGAGGCCGGCGGCACGATGCCCCACGCGCTGATGATCTGCTTCGGCCGGGGCAATCAGGAGGCCGCGTGGGCGGCGTTCGACGAGGCCGTCGGCGAGGACGTGCCCCGCGTCGCGCTCTGTGACACGTTCACCGACGAGAAGGACGAGACGATCCGCGCGGCCGAGACGCTCGGCGACGCCCTGGACAGCGTCCGCCTCGACACCACCGGCTCGCGGCGCGGCGACTTCCGGCACATCGTCCGGGAGGTGCGCTGGGAGCTGGACGCCCGCGGCCACGAGGACGTGGGGATCTTCCTGTCGGGCGGGCTGACGCCCGAGTCCCTGCGGAACCTCCGCGACGTGGCCGACGGCTTCGGGATCGGCGGCTACGTGACCGACGCCGACCCGTTCGACTTCGGGCTGGACATCGTGGCCGTCGACGGCGAGCCGGTCGCCAAGCGCGGGAAGCTCTCCGGGACGAAGCAGGTGTACCGCACGCCCGACGGCCGCCACCACGTCGGCCTGGCGGCGGCGGACGCGCCCGCCGACGCCGAACCGCTGCTGGAGCCGCTCGTCCGCGACGGCGAGATCGTCCGCGAGTTCGACATCGACGAGGCGGCGGCCCGCGCCCGGGCGGACGTCGAGGCGGTCGGGTTCGAGTGA
- a CDS encoding Hvo_1808 family surface protein, which produces MRAIPTALIVAMVALSAVVPAAAAADASDRPTVERTAPDRPAATQATAAQEANDTAPADPDEDVIGWENGHWYNESVDVVRSDGLNDTELDAVVARGMARVERVRGLEFERTVPVDVISRDQYREENAGQFTNLTDAQARHENVKWEGTLMVGEDTDAVAAQESLYGSSVGGYYSPSEGRIVVVSENTTSPEMDEITLSQELFHALQDQQFNISGYNQSTRELHNARDGIIEGDGNYVDYLYEQRCESEWDCLMPSGGQSSAGDVHLGIYLTIFQPYSDGPSFVEGIYESEGWDGVNAVYGDPPASTEQVIHPEKYREDAPTNVSVADPPSDEWERLAIENGIDYASFGEAGIFSMMLYPTYDSNGATQIVQVQNFINRGSDGQPNTLDPYNYSHPYSDGWDGDKLVPFVSDDAAENETAYVWNTTWDSEAEATEFVEGYRQVLEYRDAEAVEGYDGVYRIPDEAAFGDAFAVLQDGDTVTIVNAPTLDQLDAVHADAPDVTGYDTGDEEDGNDSGSDTESGSGDSDSDSDSDDSDSDDSDSDSDNDSESDDSGSDSGPDSGGQPGFGVGAAVAGLLAALLLARRHA; this is translated from the coding sequence ATGCGAGCGATACCCACAGCCCTGATCGTTGCGATGGTCGCCCTCTCCGCGGTGGTGCCCGCTGCGGCGGCGGCCGACGCGTCGGACCGGCCGACCGTCGAGCGAACCGCCCCGGACCGGCCGGCCGCCACGCAGGCAACGGCCGCACAGGAGGCAAACGACACCGCACCGGCCGACCCCGACGAAGACGTGATCGGCTGGGAGAACGGCCACTGGTACAACGAGAGCGTCGACGTGGTCCGGAGCGACGGCCTGAACGACACCGAACTCGACGCCGTCGTCGCCCGCGGGATGGCCCGCGTCGAGCGGGTACGCGGGCTGGAGTTCGAGCGGACGGTCCCGGTCGACGTGATCTCCCGCGACCAGTACCGCGAGGAGAACGCGGGACAGTTCACCAACCTCACCGACGCACAGGCCCGCCACGAGAACGTGAAGTGGGAGGGCACGCTGATGGTCGGCGAGGACACGGACGCGGTGGCCGCCCAGGAGAGCCTGTACGGCTCCAGCGTCGGCGGCTACTACAGCCCTTCCGAGGGGCGGATCGTGGTCGTCTCGGAGAACACGACTTCCCCCGAGATGGACGAGATCACCCTCTCGCAGGAGCTGTTCCACGCCCTCCAGGACCAGCAGTTCAACATCTCCGGCTACAACCAGTCGACGCGGGAACTCCACAACGCCCGCGACGGGATCATCGAGGGCGACGGGAACTACGTCGACTACCTGTACGAACAGCGCTGTGAGTCCGAGTGGGACTGCCTGATGCCGAGCGGCGGCCAGAGCAGCGCCGGCGACGTCCACCTCGGCATCTACCTCACCATCTTCCAGCCGTACAGCGACGGCCCGTCGTTCGTCGAGGGGATCTACGAGAGCGAGGGCTGGGACGGCGTCAACGCCGTCTACGGCGACCCGCCCGCGAGCACCGAGCAGGTGATCCACCCCGAGAAGTACCGCGAGGACGCGCCGACGAACGTCTCCGTCGCCGACCCGCCGAGCGACGAGTGGGAGCGCCTGGCGATCGAGAACGGCATCGACTACGCTAGCTTCGGCGAGGCCGGCATCTTCTCGATGATGCTGTACCCGACCTACGACAGCAACGGGGCGACCCAGATCGTTCAGGTCCAGAACTTCATCAACCGCGGGAGCGACGGCCAGCCGAACACGCTCGACCCGTACAACTACTCCCACCCCTACAGCGACGGCTGGGACGGCGACAAACTCGTCCCGTTCGTCAGCGACGACGCCGCCGAGAACGAGACGGCGTACGTCTGGAACACGACGTGGGACTCCGAGGCGGAAGCCACGGAGTTCGTCGAGGGCTACCGGCAGGTGCTGGAGTACCGCGACGCCGAGGCGGTCGAGGGGTACGACGGCGTCTACCGGATCCCCGACGAGGCGGCCTTCGGCGACGCGTTCGCGGTCCTGCAGGACGGCGACACCGTCACCATCGTGAACGCGCCGACGCTGGACCAGCTAGACGCGGTCCACGCCGACGCCCCCGACGTGACCGGGTACGACACGGGCGACGAGGAAGACGGCAACGATTCCGGCTCGGACACCGAATCCGGGAGCGGCGACTCGGATAGTGACTCCGATAGCGATGATTCTGATTCAGACGACAGTGACTCCGACTCGGATAACGACTCCGAGAGCGACGACTCAGGTTCGGATAGCGGCCCCGACTCCGGCGGTCAGCCCGGCTTCGGCGTCGGCGCGGCCGTCGCCGGCCTGCTCGCCGCCCTGCTGCTGGCCCGGCGGCACGCGTAG
- a CDS encoding ABC transporter permease has translation MISKRYVLKRLLLLVPVLLGVATLVFSILQLSPGNPARVIAGERASRAAVREVERQLGLNDPIWVQYGRFLWDLLHLDLGESYIIRRGQPVTSVLRWKFPITLELAVYGQIFGILFGIPVGIISAVKQDTLTDHFSRFGALAGISVPIFWSGPLLILLFSVELGWFPTSRRIGSEFAVPQLTGILSVDTLLLGRVDAFVSAVHHLLLPSLVIGVYSMALISRMMRSSMLEVIRQDYIRTARAKGQGAKITLMKHGFRNALIPVVTVIGIQFGSLLGGAVLTETVFAIPGIGQLLVDAIQDGDYPLVQGTVLVFAFVFTLVNLVVDLTYSYLDPRIEQ, from the coding sequence ATGATTAGCAAGCGATACGTCCTGAAGCGTCTGCTGTTGCTCGTCCCGGTGTTGCTGGGAGTGGCGACGCTGGTGTTCTCGATACTGCAGCTCTCGCCGGGCAACCCCGCGCGGGTGATCGCCGGCGAGCGCGCGAGCCGCGCCGCCGTCCGCGAGGTGGAGCGCCAGCTCGGCCTCAACGACCCGATCTGGGTGCAGTACGGCCGGTTCCTCTGGGACCTGCTCCACCTCGACCTGGGCGAGTCCTACATCATCCGGCGGGGCCAGCCGGTCACGAGCGTCCTTCGCTGGAAGTTCCCGATCACGCTCGAACTGGCCGTCTACGGGCAGATATTCGGCATCCTGTTCGGCATCCCCGTCGGGATCATCAGCGCCGTCAAGCAGGACACGCTCACCGACCACTTCTCGCGGTTCGGCGCGCTCGCGGGTATCAGCGTCCCGATCTTCTGGAGCGGGCCGCTTTTGATCCTGCTTTTCTCCGTCGAACTGGGGTGGTTCCCGACGAGCCGGCGGATCGGCTCCGAGTTCGCGGTGCCCCAGCTGACCGGGATCCTGAGCGTCGACACCCTGCTTTTGGGCCGGGTCGACGCGTTCGTCTCGGCCGTCCACCACCTGCTGCTCCCGTCGCTGGTCATCGGCGTCTACTCGATGGCGCTCATCTCCCGGATGATGCGCTCGTCGATGCTGGAGGTGATCCGGCAGGACTACATCCGGACCGCACGCGCGAAGGGGCAGGGCGCGAAGATCACGCTGATGAAACACGGGTTCAGGAACGCGCTTATCCCGGTCGTGACCGTCATCGGGATCCAGTTCGGCAGCCTGCTGGGCGGCGCGGTGCTGACCGAGACGGTGTTTGCCATCCCCGGGATCGGCCAGCTGCTGGTCGACGCGATCCAGGACGGTGACTACCCGCTCGTCCAGGGCACCGTCCTCGTGTTCGCGTTCGTCTTCACGCTGGTGAACCTCGTCGTCGACCTGACCTACTCGTATCTCGATCCGAGGATCGAACAATGA
- a CDS encoding dihydroorotase has product MIIGSATLPDGRERDVRIEDGTIAAVETGLGEPDVDATGKRLFPGAVDAHVHFREPGFPHKETWTTGSKSAAAGGVTTVVDQPNTDPATVTGAAFDEKAALARESHVDYGINGGVSPDWDPDSLFERPLFALGEVFLADSTGDMGIDADRFADAVARASEADVPVTVHAEDAELFDAGALERAGDGTGRDADADAWSAYRTAAAEAAAVERAVEVGADADADLHIAHTSTPAGIDAASEAGATCEVTPHHLFLSRDDLDGLGTFGRMNPPLRSEDRREAVYERVADGTVDVVATDHAPHTRAEKDAGIRDAPSGVPGVETMLPLLLEEARQGRLSYERVRDLVAANPAAIFGLPNKGRIEAGRDADLVLFDPDDARPVRGEELHSKCGWTPFEGRTAVFPELTLLRGEVVYDAREGERFGDADGENVRG; this is encoded by the coding sequence ATGATCATCGGGTCGGCGACCCTGCCGGACGGGCGGGAACGCGACGTGCGCATCGAGGACGGGACCATCGCCGCGGTCGAGACGGGGCTGGGCGAACCCGACGTTGACGCGACCGGAAAGCGGCTGTTCCCCGGCGCGGTCGACGCCCACGTCCACTTCCGGGAGCCGGGGTTCCCGCACAAGGAGACGTGGACGACCGGGAGCAAAAGCGCCGCAGCAGGCGGGGTGACGACCGTCGTCGACCAGCCCAACACCGACCCGGCGACGGTGACCGGGGCGGCGTTCGACGAGAAGGCGGCGCTCGCCCGCGAATCCCACGTGGACTACGGGATCAACGGCGGCGTGTCGCCGGATTGGGACCCCGACTCGCTGTTCGAGCGGCCGCTGTTCGCGCTCGGCGAGGTGTTCCTCGCGGACTCGACCGGCGACATGGGGATCGACGCCGACCGGTTCGCCGACGCCGTCGCGCGGGCGAGCGAGGCCGACGTGCCGGTGACGGTCCACGCGGAGGACGCCGAACTGTTCGACGCGGGCGCGCTGGAGCGGGCCGGCGACGGCACCGGCCGCGACGCGGACGCCGACGCGTGGTCGGCCTACCGGACCGCCGCGGCCGAGGCCGCCGCCGTCGAGCGCGCCGTCGAGGTCGGGGCGGACGCCGACGCCGACCTGCACATCGCTCACACCAGCACGCCAGCGGGGATCGACGCCGCCAGCGAGGCCGGCGCGACCTGCGAGGTGACGCCGCACCACCTCTTCCTCTCGCGGGACGACCTCGACGGCCTCGGGACGTTCGGCCGGATGAACCCGCCGCTCCGGAGCGAGGACCGGCGCGAGGCGGTGTACGAGCGCGTCGCCGACGGCACCGTCGACGTGGTCGCCACCGACCACGCGCCCCACACCCGCGCGGAGAAGGACGCGGGGATCCGTGACGCGCCCAGCGGCGTCCCCGGCGTGGAGACGATGCTCCCGCTGCTGCTCGAAGAGGCCCGGCAGGGCCGGCTCTCCTACGAGCGCGTGCGGGACCTCGTGGCGGCCAACCCGGCCGCGATCTTCGGCCTGCCGAACAAGGGTCGGATCGAAGCCGGGCGGGACGCCGACCTGGTCCTGTTCGACCCCGATGACGCCCGGCCGGTCCGCGGCGAGGAGTTGCACTCGAAGTGCGGGTGGACGCCGTTCGAGGGACGGACGGCCGTGTTCCCGGAGCTAACCCTGCTCCGCGGCGAGGTCGTGTACGACGCCCGCGAGGGCGAGCGGTTCGGGGACGCCGACGGGGAGAACGTGCGCGGCTAG
- a CDS encoding DUF7268 family protein has translation MAPAWLAAAARRFLLAAAAGGGVGVAGVAAFVVRADLRTATEQVFALGALAFGLGLLGWSGSVMAGRGFENMQRYLDTGSNWTESDSRRAMGRIAGFGLGVMVAASLATVGL, from the coding sequence GTGGCCCCCGCGTGGCTCGCCGCCGCCGCCCGCCGGTTCCTCCTCGCTGCCGCCGCCGGCGGTGGGGTCGGCGTCGCCGGCGTCGCGGCGTTCGTCGTCCGGGCCGATCTCCGGACGGCCACCGAGCAGGTGTTTGCCCTCGGCGCGCTCGCCTTCGGCCTCGGCCTGCTCGGCTGGTCGGGGTCGGTGATGGCCGGCCGCGGCTTCGAGAACATGCAGCGCTACCTCGACACCGGGTCGAACTGGACCGAGTCGGACTCCCGGCGCGCGATGGGCCGGATCGCCGGGTTCGGCCTCGGCGTGATGGTCGCGGCGTCGCTCGCGACCGTCGGGCTGTAG
- a CDS encoding lipoate--protein ligase family protein, whose protein sequence is MRVLRGRAATVDADRDATARMLSTTGEDGEPALRVWTPHRQVAFGRRDARADGYDAARAAAADRGFQPVERDVGGRAVAYAGSTLAFALAEPVADLRGGIDERYERATAAVQRALRSVGVDAERGEPADAFCPGTHSLRSDGKLVGIAQRVRQDAALVAGVVIVTDREELATVLTDVYGALGVPFDPDSVGSVAAAGGPAEPEPVRAAIEGAFVGDRDAAVERVD, encoded by the coding sequence ATGCGCGTACTCCGGGGCCGCGCGGCGACGGTCGACGCCGACCGCGACGCGACGGCGCGGATGCTGTCGACGACTGGCGAGGATGGCGAGCCCGCCCTGCGTGTCTGGACGCCGCACCGCCAGGTGGCGTTCGGCCGGCGCGACGCCCGCGCGGACGGCTACGACGCCGCGCGGGCCGCGGCTGCGGATCGGGGGTTCCAGCCGGTCGAGCGCGACGTGGGGGGCCGCGCCGTCGCGTACGCGGGGTCGACGCTCGCCTTCGCGCTCGCCGAACCCGTCGCTGACCTCCGCGGGGGGATCGACGAACGCTACGAGCGCGCCACGGCGGCGGTCCAGCGGGCGCTCCGAAGCGTCGGCGTCGACGCCGAGCGCGGCGAACCGGCCGACGCGTTCTGTCCCGGCACGCACTCGCTCCGGAGCGACGGGAAACTCGTCGGCATCGCCCAGCGCGTCCGGCAGGACGCCGCGCTCGTCGCGGGCGTCGTGATCGTGACCGACCGCGAGGAACTGGCCACCGTGCTGACCGACGTGTACGGCGCGCTCGGCGTCCCGTTCGACCCGGATTCGGTCGGGAGCGTCGCCGCCGCGGGCGGCCCCGCGGAGCCGGAACCGGTTCGGGCAGCCATCGAGGGCGCGTTCGTCGGCGACCGCGACGCCGCCGTCGAGCGCGTGGACTGA
- a CDS encoding Hvo_1808 family surface protein: MRVRVLVVACLLVTAGCALPGGRDTPAGHDEDPLGWEDGRWYDDGVDVDASDGLDERELEAVTARAKARVERIRGLEFEGDVSVEVISRAEFRERGGLGRSYSAHDDQVWEAALLVGEDTTAQAAFGEVYGGSVAGYYSGGRIVVVADDPDVAAVSRETLVHELVHALQAQHLRLGGSASSVDGRRAATALVEGDANYVMDRYEERCGSEWDCIERAQRGSSSRSYNRGLFVATFLPYSDGPELVSDLRERGGWDAVDGAYDDMPASTEQVIHPERYPDEKPVDVTVPDRSADGWERFGGTETLGEATLYATFRHNGVIPEDHLTSDARRYNYSHPITDGWAGDTVVPYRSGGEFGYVFESEWDTVADAREFAGAYRDLLGERDATAVGDGVYRVPEDDAFGDAFRVVREGRTVRVVNAPTVDDLPAVHAERAG; the protein is encoded by the coding sequence ATGCGCGTCCGCGTCCTCGTCGTCGCCTGCCTGCTCGTGACCGCCGGCTGTGCTCTGCCCGGCGGGCGGGACACGCCGGCGGGCCACGACGAGGACCCCCTCGGCTGGGAGGACGGCCGCTGGTACGACGACGGCGTCGACGTCGACGCGAGCGACGGCCTCGACGAGCGGGAACTGGAGGCGGTCACCGCCCGCGCGAAGGCCCGCGTCGAACGGATCCGCGGGCTGGAGTTCGAGGGCGACGTGTCCGTCGAGGTGATCTCCCGCGCGGAGTTCCGGGAGCGCGGCGGGCTGGGGCGGTCGTACTCCGCCCACGACGACCAGGTGTGGGAGGCGGCGCTGCTCGTCGGCGAGGACACGACCGCGCAGGCCGCGTTCGGCGAGGTGTACGGCGGCTCCGTCGCGGGCTACTACTCGGGCGGCCGGATCGTCGTCGTCGCGGACGACCCCGACGTGGCGGCCGTCTCCCGGGAGACGCTCGTGCACGAACTGGTCCACGCGCTCCAGGCCCAGCACCTCCGGCTGGGCGGGTCGGCGTCGTCGGTCGACGGGCGGCGCGCCGCCACGGCGCTGGTCGAGGGCGACGCGAACTACGTGATGGACCGCTACGAGGAGCGTTGCGGGAGCGAGTGGGACTGCATCGAGCGGGCCCAGCGGGGGTCGTCCTCGCGGTCGTACAACCGCGGGCTGTTCGTCGCCACGTTCCTCCCGTACTCCGACGGGCCGGAACTCGTTTCCGACCTGCGCGAGCGCGGCGGCTGGGACGCCGTCGACGGCGCGTACGACGACATGCCCGCGAGCACGGAGCAGGTTATCCACCCCGAGCGCTACCCGGACGAGAAGCCGGTCGACGTGACGGTGCCCGACCGCTCGGCCGACGGCTGGGAGCGGTTCGGCGGGACGGAGACGCTAGGCGAGGCGACGCTGTACGCGACGTTCCGGCACAACGGCGTGATCCCCGAGGACCACCTGACGAGCGACGCCCGGCGGTACAACTACTCGCACCCGATCACGGACGGCTGGGCGGGCGATACGGTGGTCCCGTACCGCTCGGGCGGCGAGTTCGGCTACGTGTTCGAGAGCGAGTGGGACACCGTCGCCGACGCCCGCGAGTTCGCCGGGGCGTACCGCGACCTGCTCGGCGAGCGCGACGCGACGGCGGTCGGCGACGGCGTCTACCGCGTCCCGGAAGACGACGCGTTCGGCGACGCGTTCCGGGTGGTCCGCGAGGGCCGGACCGTCCGCGTGGTGAACGCGCCGACGGTCGACGACCTCCCGGCGGTCCACGCGGAACGGGCCGGCTAG
- a CDS encoding YihY/virulence factor BrkB family protein: protein MSTARSVAGLVRERNLTFLAASIAYYAFVSLIPLMLLALVVASAVGGQAFADRVVSLAGQYLSGSGQQVVTEALTNAEGRVGASVVSLVALTWSGLKLFRGLDIAFDEVYGDEQQPGLAEQVRDALVVVVAVGAAATLVVAVALALRVIDLRIPYVNVLGTLALVAVLALAFLPLYYVLPPDEVTVREVLPGTVVAAVGWVLLQLGFRLYAANAGTYEAYGYIGGVLLFVTWLYFASIVVLLGAAVNAVRQPGRPG, encoded by the coding sequence GTGTCGACCGCTCGCTCCGTGGCGGGGCTCGTCCGGGAACGGAACCTCACCTTCCTCGCGGCGAGCATCGCCTACTACGCGTTCGTCTCGCTGATCCCGCTCATGCTGCTCGCGCTCGTCGTCGCCTCGGCCGTCGGCGGGCAGGCCTTCGCCGACCGCGTCGTCTCGCTGGCCGGCCAGTACCTGTCCGGGTCCGGGCAGCAGGTCGTGACCGAGGCGCTGACCAACGCCGAGGGCCGGGTCGGCGCGTCGGTCGTGAGCCTCGTCGCGCTGACCTGGAGCGGCCTGAAGCTGTTCCGGGGACTCGACATCGCGTTCGACGAGGTGTACGGCGACGAGCAGCAGCCGGGGCTGGCCGAACAGGTCCGCGACGCGCTCGTCGTCGTCGTCGCCGTCGGCGCGGCCGCGACGCTGGTGGTCGCCGTCGCGCTGGCGCTCAGGGTGATCGACCTCCGGATCCCGTACGTCAACGTGCTGGGGACGCTCGCGCTGGTCGCCGTCCTCGCGCTGGCCTTCCTGCCGCTGTACTACGTGCTCCCGCCGGACGAGGTGACGGTCCGGGAGGTGCTGCCGGGGACGGTGGTCGCCGCCGTCGGCTGGGTGCTCCTCCAGCTCGGGTTCCGCCTGTACGCCGCCAACGCCGGGACGTACGAGGCCTACGGCTACATCGGCGGCGTGTTGCTGTTCGTCACGTGGCTGTACTTCGCGAGCATCGTCGTCCTGCTCGGCGCGGCGGTAAACGCCGTCAGACAGCCCGGACGGCCCGGCTGA
- a CDS encoding ABC transporter permease, which produces MSTDTDTAAEERASRGLIDRLRASPFLSELLSNRLAVFGLLIILAMVLTALYSRIFLDVEAISDTALSSNPQLAGPCGQRTLTGALGNAGSCAHPFGTDIQARDVFLRTQYGAWLALKYGTVTVAASTTLGVGLGIVAAYYGGWVDNVIMRTMDVLLSFPSLLLALALVAIFGVGLWKAVFALTLVYTPRFARVVRGAALKVLEDEYIDASVALGARDSRVIVRHVLPNSLAPITVQSTLNFGLAIIDLAALSFLGFGAQAGTPSWGLMLSNGVRNGLLAGVWWWSFFPGLFLAVTVLGFNLLGDGMRDALDPRMREAVD; this is translated from the coding sequence ATGAGCACGGACACCGACACCGCCGCCGAGGAGCGAGCGAGCCGCGGCCTGATAGACAGGCTGCGGGCCTCGCCGTTCCTCTCCGAACTCCTGTCGAACCGCCTGGCCGTCTTCGGCCTCCTCATCATCCTGGCGATGGTCCTTACCGCCCTCTACTCGCGGATCTTCCTCGACGTGGAGGCGATAAGCGACACGGCGCTGAGCTCGAACCCGCAGCTCGCCGGCCCCTGCGGCCAGCGCACGCTCACGGGCGCGCTCGGCAACGCGGGCTCGTGTGCTCACCCGTTCGGGACCGACATCCAGGCGCGGGACGTGTTCCTGCGCACCCAGTACGGGGCGTGGCTGGCGCTGAAGTACGGCACCGTCACGGTCGCGGCGTCGACGACGCTCGGCGTCGGGCTCGGCATCGTCGCCGCCTACTACGGCGGCTGGGTCGACAACGTGATCATGCGGACGATGGACGTGCTGCTGTCGTTCCCGTCGCTGCTGCTGGCGCTGGCGCTCGTCGCCATCTTCGGCGTCGGCCTCTGGAAGGCCGTCTTCGCGCTGACGCTGGTGTACACGCCGCGGTTCGCCCGCGTCGTCCGCGGCGCGGCGCTGAAAGTGCTTGAGGACGAGTACATCGACGCTTCCGTCGCGCTCGGCGCGCGGGACTCCCGGGTGATCGTCCGCCACGTCCTGCCGAACTCGCTCGCGCCGATCACCGTCCAGAGCACGCTCAACTTCGGCCTGGCGATCATCGACCTGGCGGCCCTCTCGTTCCTGGGCTTCGGCGCGCAGGCCGGCACGCCGTCGTGGGGCCTGATGCTGTCCAACGGCGTCCGCAACGGCCTGCTGGCCGGGGTGTGGTGGTGGTCGTTCTTCCCCGGTCTGTTCCTGGCCGTCACCGTCCTCGGGTTCAACCTGCTGGGTGACGGGATGCGCGACGCCCTGGACCCGCGGATGCGGGAAGCGGTCGACTGA